One region of Thalassoroseus pseudoceratinae genomic DNA includes:
- a CDS encoding amidase, with the protein MQPFPTPTSNRLIDVSNEIRNRRISCGDVLVRCLEQIEQQESHLKAWVVVDADRAKEAARQLDAELEQGQWRGPLHGVPVGVKDIFDVAGLPTMAGSSRRRNTVAEHDAVLVSRLRDAGAVILGKTVTTQFACFDPPHTRNPWNPDRTPGGSSSGSAAAVSTEMCYAALGSQTGGSITRPAAYCGVCGLKPTYRQLPLSGCVPVAESLDHAGPLTRCIADLALMQDALDGRKRYAQAIEANSLERLQHLRIGVTEELFADRPTMQSCDPDSQRLLRRLQRRLGKNLCSTNQISLPIDFDEILSYHRTLMSYEAAAWHRWRFEQHPEDYLPNMTSLIREGLETTPTEYQAARHQQRRWRQRMKAEFARYDVLVCPATTGPAPDRSTTGDSSMNAPWSFLGLPTVSLPVALTNDELPLSLQFVGRRRNERTLLALAHHLETRFRRDSLAG; encoded by the coding sequence ATGCAACCATTCCCGACTCCAACATCCAACCGCCTGATCGACGTCTCCAACGAGATTCGCAACCGTCGAATCTCGTGTGGGGATGTTCTCGTCCGATGTTTGGAACAAATCGAGCAGCAAGAAAGTCATCTGAAAGCCTGGGTGGTTGTTGACGCCGACCGTGCAAAGGAAGCCGCTCGACAACTCGACGCCGAACTCGAACAAGGTCAATGGCGAGGCCCGTTGCATGGCGTTCCGGTCGGTGTGAAAGACATTTTCGATGTCGCCGGATTGCCCACGATGGCGGGTTCGTCACGCCGTCGGAATACCGTGGCCGAGCACGATGCCGTGCTTGTGTCACGACTGCGAGACGCGGGAGCGGTCATCCTTGGCAAAACGGTGACGACGCAGTTCGCCTGTTTCGATCCGCCCCACACCCGGAACCCATGGAACCCTGATCGTACGCCCGGCGGTTCGTCGAGCGGGTCCGCGGCTGCGGTTTCGACTGAGATGTGTTACGCCGCCCTTGGCAGTCAGACCGGCGGTTCGATTACAAGACCCGCCGCTTATTGTGGCGTGTGTGGGCTGAAACCAACGTATCGACAGCTCCCCCTCTCCGGTTGCGTTCCCGTGGCGGAAAGTCTCGATCACGCGGGTCCGCTCACTCGTTGCATCGCGGATTTGGCATTGATGCAAGATGCCCTCGATGGTCGCAAGCGTTACGCCCAAGCGATTGAGGCCAACTCTCTCGAACGGTTGCAACATCTTCGGATTGGTGTGACGGAGGAATTGTTCGCGGATCGGCCAACGATGCAATCCTGCGACCCCGATTCCCAACGACTCTTGCGACGACTCCAACGCCGTCTGGGAAAAAACCTATGCAGCACGAACCAAATATCACTGCCGATCGACTTCGATGAAATCTTGTCCTACCATCGCACCCTCATGAGTTACGAAGCCGCCGCTTGGCATCGGTGGCGATTCGAGCAACACCCCGAGGATTACTTGCCGAACATGACATCCCTGATCCGTGAGGGATTGGAAACCACACCGACCGAGTACCAAGCCGCTCGTCACCAGCAACGTCGATGGCGACAACGCATGAAGGCCGAATTCGCCCGGTACGATGTGCTCGTCTGCCCCGCGACCACCGGACCGGCTCCCGATCGCTCGACCACCGGCGATTCCAGCATGAACGCCCCGTGGAGTTTCCTCGGCCTACCAACCGTTTCGCTCCCCGTGGCCCTGACCAACGACGAACTCCCGTTGTCCTTGCAGTTCGTGGGACGCCGACGCAACGAACGCACCCTCCTCGCCCTCGCTCACCACCTCGAAACCCGCTTCCGTCGCGACTCACTCGCCGGGTGA